Within Gilvibacter sp. SZ-19, the genomic segment GATTTGGGATCAGTGATAAATTTTCTAAGGGCAGACAAGTGGATTATGTGCTCAGCGAGTGGACCGAAGACGAACAAAACGCACTTAAAGAGCGCTTACCCATTAGCGCTGATGCGATAGAATCCTTTGCCCTCGCGGGAATGGATCACACCATGAACAACTTTAACGGTAAATAAGATGCAAACCTACGCCTCGGCAAGCGATTTTGAAGGACAGACCCAAACGGTAGTTACCATAGGGACCTTTGACGGCGTACATGCCGGGCACAGAGTATTGCTTAAAAGACTCACCGACGGCGCAAGAGCTATGGGTTGCGAGTCTGTGATCTTTACTATGTTTCCGCATCCGCGAATGGTCTTACAACCGGATGTGGACATCAAACTCATTCAAACCATAGCAGAACGCCAACAATTACTTGAAAGCGTTGGCATTGACCATTTGGTCATAGAACCTTTTACCAAGTCTTTTTCGCGTATGAGCGCAGAAGATTTTGTACAACAGATCTTGGTCAATCAGCTTCAGGCTAAAAAAGTGATCATAGGCTATGATCATCGCTTCGGACGCAATAGACGCGCCGATGTAAAAGACCTCAGAAGATTTGGTCAAGAGTTTGGCTTCGAAGTTGAAGAGGTAAGTGCTCAAGAGGTTGACGAGATAACCGTGAGT encodes:
- a CDS encoding bifunctional riboflavin kinase/FAD synthetase → MQTYASASDFEGQTQTVVTIGTFDGVHAGHRVLLKRLTDGARAMGCESVIFTMFPHPRMVLQPDVDIKLIQTIAERQQLLESVGIDHLVIEPFTKSFSRMSAEDFVQQILVNQLQAKKVIIGYDHRFGRNRRADVKDLRRFGQEFGFEVEEVSAQEVDEITVSSTKIRKALLDGDLDTANTYLVDPFTLTGTITKGRGLGRTLGYPTANLEVEENYKLIPKNGVYIVKSEIDDTSVYGLMNIGTNPTVGGETTSIETYFMDFDGDLYGRKLQIELLSRIRDEQRFGSTAELIAAIAEDQKIAKAYVRSRQ